From the Colius striatus isolate bColStr4 chromosome 6, bColStr4.1.hap1, whole genome shotgun sequence genome, the window TGCAGATGTTTCTAAAATTAAACTGGTGCTTATTAGCTAATggaagaatttatttatttatttatttaaattagtaACTGAACTTTTGTGTTAATAACACAAAATCCTTGTAGTCTTCTTCAGCTTTACTGATTTCCCAAACTATAGTAGAATTTATTTAGctgaaaaaccaaaaaaaaaggcttccaTTCTTACCTTAGAGAGCTTTTTACAGATAAGAGTATGGTATATGATTTTGTATTTGTGCTTAGGAAAGTGTAATTTACACTTACTTTATGCTTTTCAAAAGCTCATAGATGGAGAGATGGCATAAAGCTCTCTttgaatctgaaaaaaaacattgtaGGAATATGTAAACACAAATACAATATGTAATGAGTACTTTTCTCCAGAAACCTTCCCAAGGTTCCTTTACAGGCTTGTTTATATACATTACTTGAAGCATTTGCTAGTCTGCTTTTCTAAGGTTTATGTCTGACTGACTTTTTTCAGAGTTCTTGAACAGCAGGTTTTCTGTAGCTTTCTGTCATTACAGACAGGGATAATCATTGAATAAtgtggctaaaaaaaaaattactgttgagattttttttttttttatttgaaacacATCTGACACCAAAACAAATCTATAAAATGAGTTAAAAGGCCATGAAATTAGTCACAGTGGGTTTGGACTACAAAAGTCAAACCATTAGACTGTATCATTAAACAGTTACTCCTCTACagttttttagaagaaaaagaaatcagtgggaaaaaaatctcaagcaTTGTGTTTTAGGATAGCTGTAAGGCAATACCACCCTCCTGGATAATAATTGCAGATATTGGCCACTCAGTAGCTGTGTGGAACCTGAGGATGCTTTAGACCATGCATTCAGGCAAGACAAATAATTTTGCATTATATAGTCCTAATTATCAGCAAACATCATAAGAAAGGAAATACAATATGGACCACTTCCCCTAAGATAAACCCCAAgtaactgaaatgaaatgtgtTGTAACCAAGGCAAAACAGTCCTTTCTGCTTTAATGTTTCTGTGCAAGAAGCTGCAACATGCAAGCGGTATACTACTATGCTGGCTCTTTGACACACTTCAGTGTAGGTCATTAATACATGCCAGAATGACACACTTCTTGCTATTATTGAAAGCATGTCTTCATATAAATAGCATCAATGTGTCATCAAAGCTGGGACAGGGATTACCTGAGGAATTTTAGACAGCCTCCAGGGCTTTGTTCATATAAACTATTAatgatatttattaaaaataaaactatggGGTACAGTAACCTATGAACATGaagggcaggaaaaaaatgccaagGTGGCAAATTTCATGTGAACTTGACATTCAGTGCCATGTCCTAGCCTGTCATTAGACAGTTATATCTTAAAATCTTAGCTACCTAAGGAGGTGACAGAAGAGCCAAGCAAGGTCTTACCTCGAAGAACATGTGGTGTATTTAAATAAGTGCAATATAAGGACAAGTGTTTTACTTTCTAGTCAGTGAGCTCAACAGAGGAAATTTTTTAGAAACAACaagctaaaaaaagaaatctgaagaaaaaacatgGATGGTAGGAAGAAATTGGCATGGTGGTCTGTGagtaaacaaaaagagttgatAAAGGCAACTATGAGAGGAGCTGTTGTGTGTAACATGGAGCCAAGTCAGGAGCTTGTAGGGATGATGAGTCTGTAGTATAACAAGTCGACTAACAATGGAGAAAGAGTTtgtgggggagggagaaggaattCCAATTTCTCAGTCACGCGACTAGTAAACACCGCCTCATACTCTTGCTACATTACACACATGCTTCTGAAAGGGCACATTTCCCTGTTAGACATTAAAAGACTTGTCACAGGAAAAGATATGCTAAAATGTGATTAGAAGAGGTAGGTATTTTATCTTTTACTCATCTGGTCAGTCTGCATACGTTTGCTTTGCTCTTTGTGAGAAATGGGTCAGCAAAACTCTGGGATGCAATTTCTAGAactagatttttattttgtgatgCTTATCTACACTGGTAAGCTTATGGTGCCCTATCTACCAAGTGGTTTTATTAAATCACACTGAAAAGCAGGCATCTTATATTTGTCTTAAATGTAGACACtgcattgttatttttaattagtcACCATGTAAGTAAAGCTGCTCAATGGACCAAATTCGCAAGTCCTTCTCCAGAATTTTACTTGTCTTTCAAGCTTGTGAACAAATTTGGTCCAACTGTGAAAAGTTAGCCAACTTGATCAAATAAAGCAGTGGCTAGTACAATTGAAAATGTGATTTGTGACTAGTTTTGTtgttgctccttttttttttcctaaatattcaTGAAAGTGATTTTTTATGAAAAAGAATTCCATATAACAACCTTTCAATGGAGGCAATAAAGTTTTCTCTAATAAACCCACAAACCTAcgcacacacatcaaacccacaaaaggCAGAATCAATTTGCCTACCACATGGGAAAATCCCTGCACCCAAGTTGTCTGCAGTTTGAGCTGTTTCCTATGTGGGAACAGTTGTAGATGGTATTATCTTGCAACCTACTCATTCTACAATCCCTTCACCTCTGCTGACAGTCTAGTCTCAAACCACAGATGAGTTATCACAAGCAGTCTTTGAAGCAGTTAGTATATTTGGCAGTAGAACCGGACCACAACAAATATTCCCCAGTCTTGTATTTCACAAACTTAACAAATGGGTATttgataaaaagaaatactgaatgcCAGAGCTGTGATATAATTGGTGAGCACCAGCTGTCTCATGGCTATGATTGTATACCCTTTCTTTCTTAAAGGTCAGCTCTTCTAAGTACTTCTAAGGCTCACTCACACAACTTCTCCAATCCCAGTCCTTTAGTCAGAGCTGCTCTTTTACTAGTATTTGCATGTTGAAGCTGTTGACACAGTCCTAGTAGTGCCTATGATAAGATTAATTGCTAATGATTTTATGAACTCATGCATGGCAACTGCAATTCTTAGAGGAAAaagatttaaatgaaaaactgtGCTAGAGAAAGTCTCCACCTCCCATGAGTCTAAGTGACTATCTGTCAGATTCTCCTGTGTATGGAAAAACCAAATAGCCTGCCAGGTTTCACATGAGAGTTCTTGGACACATAGTAAGCTTTGCTAGAATAGCAGAGCTGATCCCAGGTTCTTGGCGGAATCACATAcaaaggaggggaagggaagtgGAGAGGGGTGAGGATGCAACAAGAGAGTGATTTGTATGAAGGAGACACACCAGACACACATTCTCATCATCTGAGCAGATCCCAACATCCAGCAGTACCTGAATCCCTGTCTTCCTTTCTGTGTCTCTCCACTGACTTAAAGAGGAGGAGGTTATTTGAGATAAGGAAACCGACACAGTCATATGGTCAAAACCCTATTCTGCTCATTAGAATAGTAGAATTATGCATTTTTTTATCTCCTTTGACTGTCCCACAAGGCAGACCTGGGACTGCAGGACCTCACCCCTCTGGAAGTGTAGAAACTTGCCCCTAGCTGACCTTAGACATCATGGGTTCCTCTTCCTATGCACTCCTAACTCCAGGAGTGTTTAAAACCTTTGATCTCCTACAAACatagtttctttcttcttaaaaaaaaaaaaaaaatccaccaagaagcccattaaaaaaaaaaaaaaaccacatttagctgatgtttttctttttttggtaacaGAAGGCTGGCATCTTATGATCAGATCCTGAAGAGCTAATAAATGACCATCCATCAGACTACAGAGAGATTTTTATTGCATCCAGGCTGGTATTAGCCCAAAGATACTACTCAGGGAGGACAATGAACAGCACTGCTAAGTGCCATGATGATCATACCCTGGATAAGTATCTGTTTCCATTTGTGTACAGCATCGTGATGATGATCAGTATTCCCATCAACTGCATATCACTCTGTGCATCTTGCCTCCAGGTGAGGAAAAAGAATGAGTTAGCAGTCTACATCTTCAGTCTATCCCTGGCTGACCTTTTGTACTCTCTGATTCTGCCTCTGTGGATTGATTACGCCTGGCATGGAGATAACTGGAGGCTCTCTGCCTTGCTTTGTcagatttctgctttccttATGTATATGAATTTCTACACCAGCACTGCATTCCTTGCCTGCATCTCAATTGACAGGTACCTGGCATTAGTTCACCCCTTGAAGCTCCAGCACTTGCGCACAAGAAGATTTTCATTGCTTGTCAGCATAATTGTTTGGCTTCTGGAAAGCATCTTGAATTCAGCCATACTGGTGAACAAAGAAGTATTCAATGATCCTTGCAATTTCACTAATCATACATTATGTTATGAAAAATACCCCCTGGAATGGTGGCAGGCACAGATAAATTTATTCCGGATATGCTCAGGGTACATGATCCCTTTGATAATCATTGTGTTTTGCTACCATAGAATCTACAAAGTAGTGAAGTGTAATCAAGCCACGGtagatgaagaaaagaaaaaagtgaagaaacttATTCTGAATATCACAGTTACTTTCATTGTTTGCTTCACTCCTTATCATGTTATATTGCTTATTCGCAGCATCAAGGAACCTTATACTACTGACCCACAGTTTTTGCAGCTGATGTATAAGgtttacagaatcacacaggCCTTAACAAGTTTGAATTGCATCGCTGATCCCATTCTTTATTGCTTTGTGAGCGAAACTGCACGAACAGACATACTGAATTTGCTGTGGTGTCGCCTGTGCCTACGAAAGCGTGAGGGAGACAATGCTTTTTGCAGTTCTGCTACAAAAAGTAGTGTGCTGGTCACCTACAGAACTTCCTGTGAAAGAGAGACTGGACAAAAATGCCCGAGTGAGAACATTCAAAGCAAGATTGGATAAcctgaaggggaaagaaaaattcttcCCTAATCTGTGCCTAGGAAATAGCTGCAAAGTCACAGATACTAATCTGAGTGAAATCAGTAGCTGGAACTAATAAGAACTTATTACAGGGTCAATGAAATCAATGGAGCATCAACATATATCTTAAAATCAGGCACAGTACGTAAATCAGTGTCAACAAACAAACGCATAGTCAAGAAAGATGACCATGACATGCTGACAGAATTACTGAGGATCCCCCACAGACCTACCTCCTGTCACAGCTTGCTAGTTAGCCCACATGCTGGGCATACACATACTCAGCTGGAGGAATGCTGAAATCCTCTTAACTTAggcatttcttttccagttttagTAGAAACTTAAAGCTTAGCTGTGAAGGAGCCCCAAAagggattatttttaaaatcagtactGTGATAGAAGTGAGTAAAGCATGTGCACATGGAGACGCTTCAAAGGATTGACAAAAGAGCAGACAGAGGGAACCTGGTAAATCTCTGTAATTTCATCGTGCAATTTATGCTGCTATGAGGGTTCCTGTGCTTCAGTAATAACTTAAATTCTTCTTCAGCATACCCCTGTGATTAACCACTTCTTAAAGTGGTTTACCTCATGTGGACAGGTACTTTTACCTGCTTTTtagctcttgttttctttggaaattaTATGTTCTAATGTTTAACCACGTGGCATGGAATTTCATTACAATACCTATAGTGAGTTTCAGATAGTTGACGATTCATTACTTCAAGTGCCTATTAAGACCCAAATTCTAGCCACCAATGGTTTAACTCAGATGGCATTTTTCCTGATATATGCATTTTGAAAGGTGAGATTTCATATCTTTACAACATAAATAACCAGCCTTTAGGCTTGCTTATTATGACTGATTTATGGAGTGTAGTTACGTTTACAGAGTCAATAGGGCAAGAAGGATTATTATCCATTTACTTAACTGCATCTGGAGGCCTCAGCTAGAGGTTCCAGGGCTCTTAGTCTgccagctttttaaaaaatcaaacaacaaaCCAATAAGCAATACTGACAAACCAGCAAAGAACATGAATATGCCAACAAACATAAGAATGGCAGCAAAAGAACCCACATTTTGAAAGGTCTGAAGTTGCTACAAATCAAAAGTAGAGCTGTTAAATTCAGGAACCTGTTCCTGCGCAGGCCTCTGCAACAGCTGCATTGTTCCCTGATAGCAGCAGACGCTCAACCCTTTGAAAAGAGTTAAAacaacatggatttttttttctctcctccaacaacattttcacttttttctgttgccagGAAGAATGTTTGGTTATGGTGGTTGTCCAGTTTCATAGGGAAAATATGTTCCTTCCATCAAAATAATTCCCTTCTAGCAAGTCTGTGGAGTAGAAAGATTTTGACCAGCACGGTTTTTTAGCACACTCTGGGTCTAACATGATACTTGGAGGATGAACATACAGTGATCGCATGCAATATGGACATTCTTATGAGAAAAACCCTCTGCTTGTAGATCACAAATTTCTCCATTACATTATCATCATTTTCTTGAATTCCTATTAGTGTCTATTTACACTTTCAATTAATTTCACACTcagagaggcagaggaggctgcgcttgttcagcctggaaaagagaagactttgGGGGACCTAATGGCACTCTTGCAATGCCTGCAAGGAGAGAAGTGAGAAGATGGAGCCAAACTCTTCATACAAGTGCATAGCAGGAGGACAAGAAATCATGTGCATATCTTGAAGCAAGAAGGGTCAGAGTTAATATAAGAAaatttttttaactgtgagGACTgccaagcagcagagcaggttgCACCAAAACGTTCTTCCTGCTGCGTCCTGATGGATTTTCAAGGCTCAACTGAACAAAGCTCTGAGCAAGCTGGTCTGGCCTCATAGCTGAATTTCGTTTGAGCAGAAAGCTGGACTAGAGACTTCCAACCTTTATTGACCTGTGATACTATGAACTGTGTATGTCACTACTCTGGCTGTTCCTGTGCCTTCTGTGTTTCCATTTGctggattttattttgttttgatgtgagttgttttgtggtttttttttttttttgataataCCTCCAAATATATTATGAATGAAAAAGTATGCAAGCAGCAGTGCAAGTTACTTCaccacatatttttttcctgtgctgatcTATGTATTTTGCAACAGAATGTGAAATTTCACTGTAGCAGCACTGGAATAAAAGCAGAACTGCACTTCACTGTAacttcatggaaaaaaagaactgaGTGGTTCATTTCTAGACCTTTCACATGCCAAAAAGTTTGGAAAGCTCATTTTCTTGGGGCTTTTACTTTATTTTGAACAAAGAGTAGTGAAAACTAAAGCTAGGCAATAAAACCACTGATTCAAATTTAACTTGTGTATCAGGGAGCAGCAAAAGCTGTTGGCTATGTGAAGATATACTTCAAGATAAAGGAAAACAGGGAAAATGTCTGGAGTAGAGGCTGGGCTTCATAAAAAAGATCAGATAGGTTTGGAGTCTTACGACTTTCTGATAATTAAATGTAGATACCTAATCCCCTAGATGTTCTGAAATGTTCAGTCTATAACAGCCCTCTGGCGAAATGAGGAAACTTAAATGTAGAGACTATGACATCCCTTATTTTAATCCtttgtctgttttcctcttcattCTTACATAGCtaaacatttacatttcttttcattcactCTCCATATTTTTTCCCAGATGGACCAAATTTACTGGACGAAAGTTAACAacgatttttttttaaacttacagTGTTACAGGAAGGGTACTTTTCACTATGCAAAAATAgcacagtgaaaaataaatgtcttcagGCTCCAAGACGCATGTGTATTATTGTTATTGTATATTCAATTTAGAAATCATCATCATGAATCTTCATCATGATCTGCAGACAAAAAACAAGTGCAAATACACAAGGACTCTTCCCAAAGCAAGGATATTCCTTAAAGATTTTGTAAAATCCAAATGTCCATTTaatgacaagaagaaatgcaggCATTTCAAATCCCATTTTCCTCATAGACAATGCCTAAAAGCATTAGCATATGGCTTCAGCGAGTCACTGCAGTTCCTGCCTTACTTCACAATCGATACAATAGGAATATAGATAATTAAAAGGGGTGAGATGGTAATTTAGTTAACATTCATGGGGTATGAAATGTCAGTGCCAAATGATATTGCTGTCAGCATAACAGCAGAGGTAAATTTATTTATCAATAATTCACATAAAGCCAAAACCATCTGCCAGAAGTCCAGCAAAGTTATAGCTCAGCTTTGTTAAATTGGGAGCTTTTGAGTGAACTGTGGTGACCTAGGTGGTAGAATATCAGACTTCATTTAATCCATTTTTCCTGGAATCTTAGCCACaacctgcatcactgcattcaTGATGCAGATCATTATTCCATCGTTCTCTTCTGATGTAGCTATACATCAGCTTGTCATTGTTAATGTTAGTGAGTCGGTCCTGCCTCACATGGGCTAACAGGCTCTTGcctagtcttttttttttttttttttctttgtgtctctAACATGTCTGAGAGCCCCTGAGAAAGATGAAGGGAAGTGTGAGCTTGAGTTATTTGATTAATATATTCCATTTCCTGTTTCCATTCATGGAGAGTGACGCTACTGAAATACTTCTGGTTAGTCTAGTGACAGTCTTCAGTGAGGACACTCTAAAGATAATGACAGTAAAGAAGGGAGCATTGAGCCTTAGTTTAACCATGTGCCACTTTCCATATTACTTAACAGTTTTAATCAGTGTGATCATTGGTCTAGTTCTCCATTTTCTAAGATAAAGGAGCAAACTGTTCCTTTGCTTCCAACCACCACACAGCATAGAGAGAGAACATTGGTGGTAATATTAGCATACTTGAGGCCAGCCTGACCACAATGGCAGAAGATCTGCtttcaggaaaggaaagcaaagtgtagctctgagctcagcaggagccCAGGACAGCTGCTGCATCCACAGGCCAGTGCTGCCATTTGCCAGGATTTTCCTTCTGTGTGAGACAATAGCTTTTCATGGTTCCAGAGCCCTGTGAGATGGCAGCTTGCCCTTGCCCACAGCCAccacctctgctgcagctgcaggttcCCTGATGGCCCTGATCCAAGGCAACGTCTGATAAGTGGTGCTTTGGCActgaaaaggggaaagaaagcaaaaacaccGTGTGCATATTgtgaagcattttcttttattactgCACCACACTGGCTGTATTATTGATTAATTGCTAGCTTAACTTGACACAGGAAGGTTTTGGCTTCTCAACTGTGAGTTAAAAGtaaacaagttatttcaacTAAATTTTTTAACATCCTAGAAAGACATAAAATCTCTTCTGGACTGAggctttgaggaaaaaagaaacagacaaaacaacagcagaaacaaaaactAATCAGAAGACAGCAAAGAAAAGGTTGTATCAAATGATATGTAAAAAGTCTGATCCAAAGGCTCTGATTACAAAGATTCTGCCCGTCATCAGGTCACTAATGTAGAATAGGAACAGTAAAACAGTGGGAGATGTGAAACacctgcaaagaaaacaaaaaaaaagggaagtggGAAAATAGGTCAATCttctttttgttctatttttaaagttaactTTGATTATTTGGTTGACAGGAGTACAGGCTCCCAGGttctttaaatagaaaaaaatgaagaggaaaaacctGATGTCTCAC encodes:
- the GPR65 gene encoding psychosine receptor — translated: MNSTAKCHDDHTLDKYLFPFVYSIVMMISIPINCISLCASCLQVRKKNELAVYIFSLSLADLLYSLILPLWIDYAWHGDNWRLSALLCQISAFLMYMNFYTSTAFLACISIDRYLALVHPLKLQHLRTRRFSLLVSIIVWLLESILNSAILVNKEVFNDPCNFTNHTLCYEKYPLEWWQAQINLFRICSGYMIPLIIIVFCYHRIYKVVKCNQATVDEEKKKVKKLILNITVTFIVCFTPYHVILLIRSIKEPYTTDPQFLQLMYKVYRITQALTSLNCIADPILYCFVSETARTDILNLLWCRLCLRKREGDNAFCSSATKSSVLVTYRTSCERETGQKCPSENIQSKIG